In one Nicotiana sylvestris chromosome 8, ASM39365v2, whole genome shotgun sequence genomic region, the following are encoded:
- the LOC104249205 gene encoding 26S proteasome non-ATPase regulatory subunit 8 homolog A-like: protein MDPKLKEVSQFFERFKAAFVRNDFGVCTTLLSQLKVLLTEFKSLPPLFQETPNAIHELTIARDIYEHAVVLSVKMEDQDAFERDFFQLKSYYTDARGRLPPSPQEYPILGLNLLRLLVQNRIAEFHTELELLSQNALNNPCIKHAVELEQSFMEGAYHRVLSARQTVPDANYAYFMDLLAKTVRDEIAGCSEKAYDRLSTSDARQMLLFSSDQELLEYVREEHPEWEIKDGFIVFQKVKDSVPCKEIPSLQLITQTLSYARELERIV, encoded by the exons ATGGATCCAAAGCTAAAGGAAGTTTCACAATTTTTCGAGCGATTCAAAGCCGCTTTTGTGCGTAACGATTTCGGCGTTTGTACCACCCTACTCTCTCAGCTCAAG GTTCTGTTGACCGAATTCAAAAGCCTACCTCCCCTATTCCAAGAAACACCTAATGCCATCCATGAGTTGACAATTGCAA GAGATATTTACGAGCATGCAGTTGTTTTATCTGTGAAGATGGAGGACCAAGATGCTTTTGAGAGGGACTTTTTTCAGCTAAAGTCTTATTACACAGATGCACG TGGTCGTCTTCCACCTTCCCCGCAGGAATACCCAATCTTAGGTCTCAACCTTCTGAGACTCCTTGTACAAAATAGGATTGCTGAATTCCACACTGAACTTGAGTTGCTTTCTCAAAATGCTTTGAACAATCCATGTATAAAGCATGCTGTGGAATTGGAGCAATCTTTCATGGAAGGGGCCTACCACCGGGTGTTGAGTGCAAGGCAGACTGTGCCAGATGCAAACTATGCTTATTTCATGGATCTGCTTGCAAAGACTGTGAG GGATGAGATAGCTGGATGCAGTGAGAAAGCTTATGATCGTCTTTCAACTAGTGATGCTCGGCAAATGTTGCTGTTCTCCTCGGATCAAGAACTTCTTGAATATGTTAGGGAG GAGCATCCTGAGTGGGAGATCAAAGATGGGTTTATCGTCTTCCAAAAAGTAAAAGATTCTGTGCCTTGCAAGGAAATACCATCCCTTCAGCTTATCACTCAAACACTCAGCTATGCAAGGGAGTTGGAGCGCATTGTCTGA